The following proteins are encoded in a genomic region of Saccharopolyspora antimicrobica:
- a CDS encoding ketoacyl-ACP synthase III family protein, translating into MRHHGITLHGIGAVAGDLVTSIDAIRDGHYSAEQAHRNRQDSTAVAAGRTGPELAAQAGRQAMHAAERDVDLHLHATIHDPGLDFWSAASFVAHQTGITPMLTLSINAMSNSMIAGLQLAAGVLEGHAGHSALLTAGDVFEPPLFDRWQTDAGIVYGDAGTALLLHRDDTTPAIADVLSTASESHPSLEALHRGNSNWHSGHTYRPPIQLRTRKAQFLATHGGGSSIEGTNTTAVSNVLKTALYQAEIELNDLARILCPHYGNALTQRHCLTPLGIPEERTTAFLGRWLGHMGASDQITDLHYLLTRGLLNPGDHVALLGIGVGMTWTAAILRIH; encoded by the coding sequence ATGCGCCACCACGGGATCACCCTCCACGGCATCGGCGCGGTCGCTGGCGACCTCGTCACGAGCATCGACGCCATCCGCGACGGCCACTACAGCGCCGAACAAGCCCACCGCAACCGGCAGGACTCGACCGCGGTCGCCGCCGGACGCACCGGACCGGAACTCGCCGCCCAAGCAGGCCGCCAGGCCATGCATGCCGCCGAGCGCGACGTGGACCTACACCTGCACGCCACCATCCACGACCCGGGACTGGACTTCTGGTCCGCGGCAAGCTTCGTCGCTCACCAGACCGGCATCACCCCGATGCTGACCCTGTCGATCAACGCCATGTCCAACAGCATGATCGCTGGCCTCCAACTCGCCGCCGGCGTCCTGGAAGGACACGCCGGGCACTCCGCCCTGCTCACCGCCGGCGACGTCTTCGAACCACCGCTGTTCGACCGCTGGCAAACCGACGCCGGAATCGTCTACGGCGACGCCGGAACCGCACTCCTCCTGCACCGCGACGACACCACCCCAGCCATCGCCGACGTGCTCTCCACCGCCTCCGAATCCCACCCCAGCCTCGAAGCACTCCACCGCGGCAACAGCAACTGGCACAGCGGCCACACCTACCGGCCCCCAATCCAGCTCCGCACCCGCAAAGCCCAGTTCCTCGCCACCCACGGCGGCGGTTCCAGCATCGAGGGCACCAACACCACCGCCGTCAGCAACGTCCTGAAAACCGCCCTCTACCAAGCCGAAATCGAACTCAACGATCTCGCCCGCATCCTCTGCCCCCACTACGGGAACGCACTGACTCAACGCCACTGCCTCACCCCGCTGGGCATCCCCGAAGAACGCACCACAGCGTTCCTCGGCCGCTGGCTCGGACACATGGGCGCCTCCGACCAGATCACCGACCTCCACTACCTCCTCACCCGCGGCCTCCTCAACCCCGGCGACCACGTCGCACTGCTCGGCATCGGCGTCGGCATGACCTGGACCGCAGCCATCCTGCGCATCCACTGA
- a CDS encoding WhiB family transcriptional regulator — protein sequence MSRDEHALPIPSPRGSPSRVAHRVESRRVLMAEVYRRGRCVDSSNADDYFRPSFGGRDADLVQRGDARMLCAGCGVRAACLRVALLNEGDAGFCWGVWGGTSARDRRRALKRARRQGVEPAAILDELVAWLVWITDRSVLARQHKFVEPGPVLPSSDRVALANPGRAA from the coding sequence ATGAGCCGCGACGAACACGCTTTGCCCATTCCGTCCCCGCGCGGATCGCCGTCTCGGGTTGCTCACCGTGTCGAGTCGAGACGCGTTTTGATGGCTGAGGTCTATCGGCGCGGGCGGTGCGTGGATTCGTCCAATGCGGATGATTATTTCCGGCCATCATTCGGAGGTAGGGATGCTGATCTCGTGCAGCGCGGTGATGCACGGATGTTGTGTGCCGGCTGCGGTGTCCGCGCCGCGTGCTTGAGGGTCGCGCTGCTGAACGAAGGCGACGCCGGGTTCTGCTGGGGCGTCTGGGGAGGCACGTCGGCCCGAGATCGCCGGCGAGCGTTGAAGCGAGCACGGCGCCAAGGGGTTGAGCCCGCAGCCATCCTCGACGAGCTCGTGGCGTGGCTGGTGTGGATTACCGACCGGTCCGTTCTCGCCCGGCAGCACAAGTTCGTCGAGCCGGGTCCGGTCTTGCCGTCCTCCGATCGTGTGGCGTTGGCAAATCCGGGCCGCGCGGCCTGA
- a CDS encoding SAF domain-containing protein, translating to MSTTGIFAVATPTSVDDKERVGEARAVRVPRQRRWWLLVLSFALILASVGATFGLVSAAWDREPILQLVRDVPWGQRIRDTDVTTVELPTDARKFGVADVDRGLVVGQTAAVPLQAGQLVALSDVTAQLVPARGQRVIGIRLLPGRYPARGLAPSDPVEVVGLSSSGVTETVPGEAVFQARVVAMSPPDTEGAVVVDLLIDTSAADAAHAAAAGGALVTLLGPAR from the coding sequence ATGTCCACCACCGGCATTTTCGCGGTCGCCACACCTACTTCAGTGGACGACAAGGAGCGTGTTGGGGAGGCGCGGGCCGTCCGGGTGCCGCGGCAGCGGCGTTGGTGGCTGCTGGTCCTGTCATTCGCGTTGATTCTTGCCTCAGTCGGGGCGACGTTCGGGCTCGTCTCGGCAGCGTGGGATCGCGAACCGATACTGCAGCTAGTCCGAGATGTTCCCTGGGGACAACGAATCCGCGATACGGATGTGACCACTGTGGAACTTCCTACCGATGCGCGGAAGTTCGGTGTAGCCGATGTGGACCGAGGACTGGTGGTGGGGCAGACCGCTGCCGTGCCGTTGCAGGCTGGGCAGCTGGTGGCGCTCAGCGATGTCACGGCGCAGCTGGTGCCCGCGCGGGGCCAGCGGGTGATCGGGATCCGGTTGCTCCCGGGCCGGTACCCGGCGCGCGGGTTGGCCCCGAGTGACCCGGTGGAGGTCGTGGGTCTGTCCAGCAGCGGCGTCACGGAGACGGTACCTGGGGAAGCGGTTTTCCAGGCTCGGGTCGTGGCGATGTCGCCGCCGGATACCGAGGGTGCGGTGGTGGTCGATCTGCTCATCGATACCTCGGCCGCCGACGCGGCGCATGCGGCTGCCGCCGGCGGGGCGTTGGTCACTCTGCTCGGACCGGCCCGGTGA
- a CDS encoding CpaF family protein: MTAQINGTSRPRLVGQAAGWVPDNATVQGLRERVADRLRGTGPDERAGVVAAEISAWAHERASRGDPPLSHEDERRLADAVLAAVFGLGGLQPLLELDDVENIHIHGHDRVWLELADGQLQRWPYPVADSDSELLEQLEAMCARLGQTSREFSPAQPIVNLRLPAGGPLGARLAAVREVTDRPRVAIRRHRLAHTTLADLRRHGTLDAGLEHFLTVAVRAGVNMLVTGGPAAGKTTLLRALCAGIPPGEHIVTVEDDQELGLHLDLERVVTPLEARTANAEGVGEVSMDALLKQALRHSPSRVIVGEVRGGEITALLRALGNGATGGMGTLHALSARAVPDRIAALGQLAVPPLPVEAAHRWTASALDLIVHLVRRDHAGGRERFVGEVVEVGAVGDATIPDLTTLFGPNQEGRVVPVCPPSPQLMTRLQAHGLDRTVFSHPAGQWDVPEHGGETP, from the coding sequence ATGACTGCGCAGATCAACGGGACATCCCGCCCCCGGCTGGTGGGCCAGGCAGCGGGTTGGGTGCCGGACAACGCGACCGTGCAGGGGCTGCGGGAGCGGGTCGCCGACCGGCTCCGCGGCACCGGCCCGGACGAACGGGCCGGTGTGGTGGCCGCCGAGATCAGTGCGTGGGCGCATGAACGCGCCAGCCGCGGTGACCCTCCGCTGTCCCACGAGGATGAGCGGAGGCTGGCCGATGCAGTACTGGCCGCGGTCTTCGGGCTCGGTGGGCTGCAGCCGCTGCTGGAACTCGATGACGTGGAGAACATCCACATCCACGGCCACGACCGGGTGTGGCTGGAGCTGGCCGACGGCCAGCTCCAGCGCTGGCCTTACCCCGTCGCCGACTCCGACAGCGAACTGCTGGAGCAGTTGGAGGCAATGTGCGCGCGGCTCGGGCAGACCAGCCGCGAGTTCTCTCCGGCTCAGCCCATCGTGAACTTGCGGCTGCCTGCCGGCGGGCCGCTGGGAGCACGGTTGGCGGCGGTGCGGGAGGTCACCGACCGGCCGCGGGTCGCGATCCGACGGCACCGCCTCGCCCACACCACCCTCGCGGATCTGCGCCGCCACGGCACCCTCGACGCCGGCCTGGAGCACTTCCTGACTGTCGCGGTGCGCGCGGGGGTGAACATGCTGGTGACTGGCGGGCCGGCCGCGGGCAAGACGACGCTGCTGCGCGCGCTGTGCGCCGGCATCCCGCCCGGTGAGCACATTGTGACGGTGGAAGACGACCAGGAACTGGGCCTGCACCTTGACCTGGAGCGGGTGGTGACACCGCTGGAGGCGCGCACCGCCAACGCCGAAGGCGTCGGCGAGGTCAGCATGGATGCCCTGCTCAAACAGGCGCTTCGGCATTCGCCTTCGCGGGTCATCGTCGGCGAGGTCCGCGGCGGCGAAATCACCGCCCTGCTCCGCGCGCTCGGCAACGGCGCCACCGGCGGGATGGGCACCCTGCACGCCCTGTCGGCGCGCGCGGTCCCCGACCGCATCGCCGCCCTCGGCCAGCTCGCGGTACCGCCGCTGCCGGTGGAGGCCGCGCACCGCTGGACAGCCTCCGCCCTGGACCTGATCGTGCACCTCGTTCGCCGCGATCACGCCGGCGGGCGGGAACGGTTCGTTGGTGAGGTCGTTGAGGTCGGTGCCGTTGGTGATGCCACCATCCCTGACCTGACCACGCTGTTCGGCCCCAACCAGGAGGGGCGTGTGGTGCCGGTTTGCCCGCCCAGTCCTCAGCTGATGACCCGGCTGCAGGCTCACGGCCTCGACCGCACCGTGTTCTCCCACCCCGCCGGCCAATGGGACGTCCCCGAGCACGGAGGTGAGACGCCATGA
- a CDS encoding type II secretion system F family protein: MQVVRWWRRALLAGVAAGLVWWATGWPVAGAAAAGAVLGLPVVLAAQRTRQTILVQEALAVWTRRVGDLLASGAGGLHHAVTRSADTAPEPLAAPVQRLAERLHTEPPEEALRGFAAELDDPVADEVVLALLLRLRAGGRGLVEILHGQAAALRARAAATREVEADRAKPRTTVRTLVAITTTMVTGLVGFARDYLAPFDTWTGQGVLLVVASIFAVSLWRMHRLAALPARPRYLAGGQPS; the protein is encoded by the coding sequence GTGCAGGTCGTTCGGTGGTGGCGCCGTGCGCTGCTGGCCGGTGTGGCTGCCGGGCTCGTGTGGTGGGCGACCGGGTGGCCGGTCGCCGGCGCCGCTGCGGCCGGCGCGGTGCTCGGGCTCCCCGTCGTGCTGGCCGCGCAGCGAACACGGCAGACGATCCTGGTGCAGGAAGCCCTCGCGGTGTGGACGCGTCGCGTCGGGGACCTGCTCGCCTCCGGCGCCGGCGGCCTGCACCACGCGGTTACGCGCTCGGCCGACACCGCCCCCGAACCCCTCGCCGCACCGGTCCAACGCCTGGCCGAACGGTTGCACACCGAACCGCCAGAGGAGGCGTTGCGCGGCTTCGCCGCCGAGCTCGACGATCCAGTCGCCGATGAGGTCGTCCTGGCGCTGCTTCTGCGCCTGCGCGCCGGAGGCCGGGGCTTGGTGGAGATCCTGCACGGCCAGGCCGCCGCGCTTCGCGCCCGCGCCGCGGCCACCCGCGAGGTCGAGGCCGACCGCGCCAAACCCCGCACCACCGTGCGCACCCTCGTGGCCATCACCACCACCATGGTCACCGGTCTCGTCGGATTCGCCCGCGACTACCTCGCCCCGTTCGACACCTGGACCGGACAAGGCGTTCTGCTGGTGGTGGCAAGCATCTTCGCGGTCTCACTGTGGCGCATGCACCGGCTAGCCGCCCTGCCCGCACGGCCCCGCTACCTCGCTGGAGGGCAGCCGTCATGA
- a CDS encoding pilus assembly protein TadB → MNTVLLLAVGAGCMLGLGLTLAVRTVVGPAPMDASAALDHLAHRGSTSVPAAGWRARVVDSATRRTQHQALPSWLGIPVHDLALLNLTPTDYVTARLRWLTGSLAVTILLAIGPAAVGVPLELLAGLAAVGVLVGAVLPVWQLRDRATATREDAQRALPVYLDLVAQQRGAGQAPGPALREAAAVGDHWLLTRLHSTLTHAEHSGHSPWDALRDLGTRTKLPELVAVADLAATAADGAAIYASLTTHAASLRSAAISTDKAEANARTERLTLPVTLLLLGVLLLACYPAVTRLLG, encoded by the coding sequence ATGAACACCGTCCTTCTCCTAGCGGTCGGGGCCGGCTGCATGCTCGGACTCGGTCTGACCCTCGCCGTGCGCACCGTCGTGGGACCGGCGCCAATGGACGCCTCCGCCGCGCTCGATCACCTCGCCCACCGAGGCAGCACGTCGGTCCCCGCCGCGGGATGGCGGGCCCGAGTCGTGGACTCGGCAACCCGCCGTACCCAGCACCAAGCCCTTCCATCGTGGCTGGGTATCCCGGTGCACGACCTCGCACTGCTCAACCTCACACCGACCGACTACGTGACGGCACGGTTGCGGTGGCTCACCGGCAGCCTCGCCGTCACGATCCTGCTGGCCATCGGGCCCGCGGCCGTGGGCGTGCCGCTCGAACTCCTAGCCGGGCTCGCCGCAGTCGGTGTGTTGGTGGGCGCGGTGCTACCGGTCTGGCAGCTGCGCGACCGCGCCACGGCGACCCGCGAGGACGCGCAGCGGGCACTGCCGGTCTACCTGGATCTCGTCGCCCAGCAACGCGGCGCCGGCCAAGCACCCGGCCCGGCCCTGCGGGAAGCCGCCGCAGTGGGAGATCACTGGCTGCTCACCCGGCTGCACAGCACCCTCACCCACGCCGAGCACAGTGGACACTCACCCTGGGACGCCCTCCGCGACCTCGGCACCCGAACCAAGCTCCCGGAACTCGTCGCGGTCGCGGACCTGGCGGCCACAGCCGCCGACGGTGCGGCGATCTACGCCAGTCTCACCACCCATGCCGCCAGCCTGCGGTCCGCGGCGATCAGCACCGACAAAGCCGAGGCCAACGCCCGCACCGAACGCCTCACCCTCCCCGTCACCCTGCTACTGCTCGGTGTGCTCCTGCTCGCCTGCTACCCAGCCGTCACCCGACTCCTCGGCTAG
- a CDS encoding TadE family protein, with protein MPSANRRAAPGPRDGGSVAVETAVLAPLALILLVTVVQAGLWWHTRTLCHTAAHQGVQAARTVTGTAADAHTTARSFLDRASGLVGAPEITAHVDGRSVRVRVAATAPQILPIPGLGEVEQEAAGSKERFTLPGDLP; from the coding sequence ATGCCGTCGGCGAATCGCCGCGCAGCACCCGGACCGCGGGACGGGGGATCGGTGGCGGTGGAGACGGCGGTGCTCGCCCCACTGGCGCTGATCCTGCTCGTCACCGTGGTGCAGGCCGGGCTGTGGTGGCACACCCGCACCCTCTGCCACACCGCCGCCCACCAAGGCGTGCAGGCCGCGCGCACCGTCACCGGCACCGCCGCCGACGCCCACACCACCGCCCGCAGCTTCCTCGACCGCGCCAGCGGCCTGGTCGGCGCCCCGGAAATCACCGCCCACGTCGACGGCCGAAGTGTGCGGGTGCGGGTTGCGGCCACCGCCCCGCAGATCCTGCCGATTCCCGGGCTCGGAGAGGTCGAGCAGGAAGCGGCCGGGAGCAAGGAACGTTTCACCCTCCCTGGAGACCTGCCATGA
- a CDS encoding TadE/TadG family type IV pilus assembly protein — MELAVLTPMLLMIIMFSVAVGRILTADLALVQATTAAARAASLARTPGAAHSAATRVGAQVLAEQELACHGIQAQVDTGRFGAVGLPGHVTVTLRCTVSLSDLTGIPGLPAGLPVQKTFGSPVDPFRSRT; from the coding sequence GTGGAGCTGGCGGTGCTCACACCGATGCTGCTGATGATCATCATGTTCAGCGTCGCCGTCGGCCGCATCCTGACCGCCGACCTCGCGCTCGTCCAGGCCACCACGGCCGCCGCTCGCGCCGCCAGCCTCGCCCGCACCCCCGGCGCCGCCCACAGTGCCGCGACCCGGGTCGGTGCACAGGTGCTGGCCGAGCAGGAACTGGCCTGCCACGGCATCCAGGCACAGGTGGACACCGGCAGATTCGGTGCCGTCGGACTACCGGGACATGTCACCGTCACACTGCGCTGCACGGTGTCCTTGTCCGATCTCACCGGCATTCCCGGTCTGCCCGCCGGCCTTCCGGTGCAGAAGACCTTCGGCAGTCCCGTCGATCCGTTCCGGAGCCGGACATGA
- a CDS encoding LysM peptidoglycan-binding domain-containing protein: protein MTRGRLIAAGLGVLAMLVGLPVILTVTGAFIRLPNLSWPDLDTSPWAPIPVGEQLLVWAEHTWHTLRIELRLDGALILAVHAAGWATWAVMLWWVLCDLVLLLRHGARALRDRLTVTGPRGWITALLASGVLALNTPTSSATPAAAPVAVTAPLHPTAGPGALPAPGSGTTPLGSGGYPDPTPPEPSTPTHIPDTLRPEHPRYRVVRGDTLWDIAARHLTSGHRWRDIQNLNTDRLGTPRHLHPGWILLLPTDATNLPEPAVIPDDAHWITTQPGDTLTSLAQHHLGDSTRWEEIYALNAHHPQPDGRALRDPDMVFPDWHLALPSAGDPHREGIVQPEPAAVAAPEPRYEEVPEPASSASSERAVSVTSGGAVIVSGAGFVAAGLAAAVALSMRIRRRRRMRVYEPGSGVRANPAPLAPAVYALRSLEDEAPMLASQTNSDDTQDTPPAVSSAEHRQARLVEVGVRDGHARALDLAAVHGLGLIGPGAEATARALLVHVLALTNADVIIDASTARTLISDELPDSPRLCLADDLRDTITDLASQTDDVDGRHARRQLSYVLIAGADRWNPQLQELIDHQATNGIAAILLGNRPTGATVRVMSDGLVATASPRISELRGARLFHLEASDTLDLLDLLADTTSTPGDNEPALNSNEHDIEADFGDSRDAAVADQPPPSVASEIDPGDGAAVSRQSVDVASSQERPVCRPATLTILGPFTLTWDSAEGEECDLTSVLAPKHKALLVFLALHTTGTSRSAVREALWPSARGRRPFNSFYATLSQIRRAIAEAVGDPVLELISQHGEKVALNPDLVDVDYWQLRQAEHKRNVASSNEQRMEAWRSIVAAYHGEVAEGMSALWLDGPREDAHRTALDALACLAAHYRGHDPHQQLQILEHARRLNPENEAIYRDIMRVQAELGMSDAISRTVQLLTTALADIGERPARSTLTLARALQEHHHANSATTQPS from the coding sequence ATGACTCGGGGACGCCTGATCGCGGCCGGGCTGGGTGTCCTGGCGATGCTGGTGGGACTACCCGTCATCCTGACCGTCACCGGGGCCTTCATCCGCCTGCCGAACCTGTCCTGGCCCGACCTCGACACCTCACCCTGGGCCCCGATCCCGGTCGGTGAGCAGCTGCTGGTCTGGGCCGAGCACACCTGGCACACCCTGCGCATCGAACTGCGCCTCGACGGCGCCCTCATCCTCGCCGTTCACGCCGCCGGCTGGGCCACCTGGGCCGTGATGCTGTGGTGGGTCCTTTGCGACCTGGTTCTGCTGCTGCGCCACGGCGCTCGCGCGCTTCGCGACCGGCTCACGGTCACCGGTCCCCGTGGCTGGATCACCGCGCTGCTCGCCAGTGGTGTGCTCGCCCTCAACACCCCCACCAGCTCCGCCACTCCCGCAGCCGCCCCGGTTGCGGTGACCGCACCCCTGCACCCCACCGCTGGCCCTGGTGCGCTGCCTGCCCCCGGCAGCGGCACCACCCCGCTGGGTTCCGGCGGCTACCCCGACCCCACCCCGCCGGAACCCAGCACCCCAACCCACATCCCCGACACCCTGCGGCCCGAACATCCGCGCTACCGCGTCGTCCGCGGCGACACTCTCTGGGACATCGCCGCCCGGCACCTCACCAGCGGACACCGCTGGCGCGACATCCAGAACCTCAACACCGACCGCCTCGGCACACCCCGCCACCTCCACCCCGGCTGGATCCTCCTCCTGCCCACCGACGCCACCAACCTCCCCGAACCCGCCGTCATCCCGGACGACGCCCACTGGATCACCACCCAGCCCGGCGACACCCTCACCAGCCTCGCCCAACACCACCTCGGCGATAGCACCCGGTGGGAGGAGATCTACGCACTCAACGCCCACCATCCCCAACCCGACGGCCGCGCCCTGCGCGACCCGGACATGGTCTTTCCCGACTGGCACCTCGCGCTGCCGTCTGCTGGCGATCCACATCGCGAAGGAATCGTGCAGCCGGAGCCTGCTGCTGTCGCGGCGCCGGAACCTCGATACGAAGAAGTGCCGGAACCCGCATCGAGCGCGAGTTCAGAGCGTGCTGTCTCCGTGACCTCGGGTGGCGCTGTCATCGTGAGCGGAGCGGGGTTCGTTGCCGCAGGACTGGCTGCTGCCGTGGCGCTGAGCATGCGTATCCGCCGCCGACGACGAATGAGGGTCTACGAACCAGGAAGCGGTGTTCGTGCGAACCCGGCACCGCTCGCACCGGCCGTTTACGCGTTGCGCTCTCTGGAGGACGAAGCCCCGATGCTGGCTTCTCAGACCAACAGTGACGACACACAGGACACGCCACCAGCGGTAAGCAGCGCTGAACATCGGCAGGCGAGACTTGTCGAAGTCGGGGTGCGCGACGGCCACGCCCGCGCTCTGGATCTCGCTGCGGTGCATGGACTCGGACTCATCGGGCCCGGCGCCGAAGCCACCGCCCGCGCGCTGCTTGTACACGTCCTCGCTCTGACCAACGCCGACGTCATCATCGACGCCAGCACAGCTCGTACCTTGATCTCAGACGAACTGCCGGACTCACCTCGCCTGTGCCTCGCCGACGATCTGCGTGACACCATCACCGATCTCGCGAGCCAGACCGACGACGTAGATGGCCGCCACGCCCGGAGGCAGTTGAGCTACGTGCTCATTGCGGGCGCCGACCGGTGGAATCCTCAGCTCCAAGAACTGATCGACCACCAGGCGACGAACGGCATCGCCGCCATCCTGCTGGGCAACCGGCCAACCGGGGCAACCGTGCGCGTCATGTCCGACGGGCTCGTCGCAACAGCAAGCCCCCGCATCAGTGAACTCCGCGGAGCTCGCCTGTTCCATCTCGAAGCCAGCGACACCCTCGATCTCCTCGACCTGCTCGCTGACACCACGTCCACACCCGGTGACAACGAACCTGCGCTCAACTCCAACGAACACGACATCGAGGCCGACTTCGGTGACAGCCGCGATGCAGCCGTGGCCGATCAGCCACCGCCGAGCGTCGCCTCCGAGATCGACCCTGGCGACGGTGCCGCAGTAAGCCGTCAGTCTGTTGACGTCGCCAGCTCGCAGGAAAGGCCCGTTTGCCGGCCAGCAACCCTCACGATTCTCGGGCCCTTCACACTCACTTGGGATTCAGCAGAGGGAGAGGAGTGCGATCTCACCTCGGTACTGGCTCCCAAACACAAAGCTCTGCTGGTCTTTCTTGCTTTGCACACCACGGGAACGTCGCGCAGCGCGGTCCGCGAAGCGCTATGGCCAAGTGCCCGAGGACGCCGTCCCTTCAACTCGTTCTACGCCACCCTGTCCCAAATCAGGAGAGCTATCGCGGAAGCGGTCGGCGATCCCGTGCTGGAACTCATTTCACAGCACGGAGAGAAAGTGGCGCTCAACCCCGACCTGGTAGACGTCGACTACTGGCAACTCCGGCAAGCCGAGCACAAACGCAACGTTGCCTCCAGCAACGAGCAGCGCATGGAGGCGTGGAGAAGCATCGTGGCCGCCTACCACGGTGAAGTCGCCGAAGGGATGTCCGCCCTCTGGCTAGACGGACCTCGCGAGGACGCCCACCGCACCGCTCTCGACGCCCTCGCCTGCTTGGCCGCGCACTACCGAGGACATGACCCCCACCAACAGCTACAGATCCTCGAACACGCCCGCCGGCTCAATCCTGAGAACGAAGCGATCTACCGCGATATCATGCGAGTGCAAGCAGAACTCGGCATGAGTGACGCCATCAGCCGTACTGTACAACTTCTCACGACAGCCCTCGCCGACATCGGCGAAAGACCCGCCCGCAGCACTCTCACCCTGGCCAGAGCCCTGCAAGAGCACCACCACGCCAACTCGGCAACGACCCAGCCTTCGTAA